Genomic segment of Deinococcus budaensis:
GCTCGACCGCGGCCAGCAGTACAAGGTCACGTTGACCGCTCAGGGCAAGACCACCCGGGGAGCCCTCGCCACTCTCCCCGGCAGTGATACCTGCGTCACCACCCTCCAGCTGCGCTGAATCCCAGCCCGTGAGGTCGGCACCACGAGGCTGGACACCCAAGGGTGTCAAAGGGAACACCCCTACCGTCAACGGTGGAGGTGTTCCCCTTGTTGGGGTTACGCTCCAGCGGGTGCCGGACGCTCGAAGCGCACCCGGTTCAGCAGCAAGGCGTTCACGGTGACGATGATGGTGCTGGCGCTCATCAGCAGCGCCGCCCACTCCGGGCGCAGCAAGATGCCGTAAGAGGGGTACAGCACGCCCGCCGCGAAGGGAATCGCCAACACGTTGTAGATGGCGGCCCAGAAGAGGTTCTGCTTGATCTTGCCCCGCACCTGCCGGGCCAGGACGATGCTGCCCGCCACGTCTGCTGGATTGTTCTTCACCAGGATCACGTCGGCGGTCTCGACGGCCACATCGGTGCCTGCCCCGATGGCGATGCCCACCTCCGCCTGGGCCAGCGCTGGGGCGTCATTCACGCCGTCGCCCACCATCGCCACCCGGCGGCCCTGGCCCTGCAACTCCTGAACCTTTGCCGCCTTGTCCTCCGGCAGCACCTCGGCGATCACCGTGTCCAGACCCAGTTCGCGCGCCACGGCCTCGGCCGTGCGGCGGTTGTCCCCGGTCAGCATCACCGTCTGCACCCCCGCGGCATGCAAGGCCCGCACCGCCTGACGGGCGGTCTCCCGGATGGTATCGGCCACGGCCACCACACCCAGCGCCTGCCCGTCAGCAGCCACGTACATGGCGGTCTTCCCGTCGGCTGACAGCCGGTCCGCCGCCTCCGGCAGGAGGCCCACATCCACGCTCTCGCGGTCCATCAGCTTGCGGTTGCCGATCAAGACCTGGCGGCCCTCCACGGTGGCGACCACACCGTGCCCAGGCACCGAGTCGAACGCTTCCGGGGGACGCACGTCCAGGCCCCTGTTCCTGGCCCCCGCGACAATCGCCTCCGCCAGCGGATGCTGAGACGGCTGATCTGCTCCAGCCGCAAGCCGCAGCAATTCCACTTCCTCCACGCCAGGCGCGGGCACCAGGTCGGTGAGCGCGGGCTTGCCTTCTGTCAGCGTGCCGGTCTTGTCGAAAATCACGGTGTCGATGAGGGCGGTGGCTTCCAGGGCCGCCGCGTTCTTGAACAGCACACCCTCCCGCGCGCCCTTGCCGACCCCGACGGTGATGGCGGTGGGTGTGGCGAGCGCGAGCGCATCCGGGCAGGCGATCACGATGGTGGAGACCGCCGCCGTCAGCGCGAAGACCACACTTGCTCCCAGGAGGTACCAGATGAGGAAAGCGAGGAGGCCTGAGCCCAGCGCCACGAACACCAGATACTTCCCGGCCGTGTCGGCCAGGCGCTGCGCGGGAGCCTTGCTGGCCTGCGCGTTTTGCACCATCTGCACGATGCGCGAGAGGGCGGTGTCACTTCCGACCGCGGTGGCGCGGAAGGTCAAGGCGCCATTCTGGTTGACGGTGCCGCCCGTCACCCTGGCTCCGGCCGTTTTCTGGACAGGAATGGGCTCGCCGGTGATCATGCTCTCGTCGACATAACTGCTGCCGGAGACGACGTCCCCGTCCACCGGCACCCGGTCTCCAGGCCGTACAGCGAGTTCATCTCCCACGACGACCTGCTCCAGGGGAAGCTCCACTTCCTGCCCATGGCGCACGACCCGTGCGGTTGCGGGTGCGAGCTTCAGGAGGGCTTCGACGGCGCGTCCTGTCGCGAAGCGGGAACGCATTTCCAACCAGTGGCCCAGCAGCGACAGGGTGGTCAACATCGCCGCCGCTTCGAAAAACACCTCGCCTCCGCCCAGGAACAGGGTCACGTAGACCGAGAACAGCCAGGAGACCAGGATGCCCGTGGCGATCAGGGTCATCATGTTCGCCTCGCGCCGCTTCAGGGCACGCCACGCCGCCGAGATGAACGGCCAGCCGCCCCACCACACCACTGGCGTGGACAGAATCAGCCCGAACCAGGCCATGGAGAGGCCGAAAGGCGGCATTGCCGTGAACCCTAAGGTTTCCCCGATGGGGGAATACAGCACCAGCGGGACTGTCAGAACCAGGCTGATCACGAAGCGGCGCAGCATGTCGTCCACCATGGACGCCCCATGCCCCGCGTGCTCGTCGTGGTTTACCGGCCCAGACGTGTCCCGGCCACCCTGCGCCATGGCCGCATGGTCATGGGTGGTCGCTCCTGAGACACCCGGCATCCGACCAGTCTGGTCATGTCCGCCATGTCCTCCCTCTGGGCGGCTCTGACCCACGGCTGCAGGGCGGTGGTCGCCATGCGCGGGGTGCTCGTGGCCAATGCCCGGATGGCCAGGCTGGGTGGTGGACGGCTCGCAGTCCTTGCAGGTACAGGGGTAGCCCGCGGCATGCAGCTGGCGGCGCAGCTCGGCCTCCTCGATGCGGCCAGGGTCATACCCGAGGTGGGCAACGGCGCGGGTGCGGTCGAGGTGCACGCTCTGCACTCCCGGAACCTGGGCGAGATCCCGCTCCAGGTCCGCGAACTCGGAACCGTCATAGCAATTCTTGAAGGAGACTTCCAGAACTCTGGACAGGCTGGGACTGCTTCCGGCATGGCCATGGTGGGCCTCGTGTGGTCGGGTCATTTCTTCACTGCCTTTCCGCCTCGGTGCGTGTGAGCCTGGCCGTTGCGCTCGCTCCCGGAGCTGTCCTGTGTTCAAGTTCTGTCAACCATTCGCGAGCAGCCGTTGCAGCTGTGGTCGCTGGTCGGCGAACGTGCCGAAGAAGAACAGGTCACCGAGAACCGTGATGGGGGCGATGCGGACGCCGTACCGGGTTTTGGCCTCCGTGGCGACAGCGGGATCGGTGAGGTCCCGCTCGTCGTAGGGAATGCCCTGCCGGTCGAGCCAGACTTTGAGCGCGCGGCAGTCCGGGCAGGTGGGCGTGGTGTACAGAGTGAGGGTCGGGGTGGACATGGGGGCTCCTGGAAAAGGTCTGCCGCACTGTTCTGGGTGGAGCGCGGACGTCGCGGGGGGCGGGGCGGAAAGCCGGACGTCCGCCATGGGACCCCGGGTTGGGGGATCAGGGACCTGAATGTGTGAGTCCGATGCCTGTCCATATGAAAAGAACTCCCGCCTTGGCAGTCCAACCCCGTCCGGGCTGTATTGGTATGCCGAAACCGCAGGCCCTGCTGTTGACGGTGCTCGATGGCTCACCGTTTCCCCAACCAACGCTATACCCTCCCTGGGGGGATGTCAAGAACACGAACTGAAGGCCTCTTCAGTCACGCACATCAGAGCCTGGGTTTGCCCGTATCCCCCTGGGCAGGATGGCCCAGAACCATCTCTATGGCCTGTGCTGCCAGCGCGCTCCCTGAAGTGCGGCCCTACGGATCAGGGTGCTGTCGGTCAGGACGTTGGCGCAGAAGACGGTGGAGGCCAGTCTCATGTATTTTCGCTTATGCGGAAATACGGATACCATGGAGTATGCGGCGCCATGCCCTGGCCATGCCACCCGACCCGCAGGACCTCGCGCACGTCACCGGCCTGTTTCAGGCACTGGCGGACTCCACCCGCCTCAGCCTGTTGCTGGCCCTGATCGACGCGGAGCGGACAGTCACCGACCTGAGCGAGACCCTGCGGCAACCACAGAGCACGGTCAGCCGCCACCTGGCGACGCTGCGGCACACCCGGCTGGTTCAGACCCGGCGCGACGGCCCGCGTGTGTACTACCGCCTGGCCGACGTCCACCTGACCCACCTGCTGACGGAGGCCTTCAGCCACGCGCAGCACGCGCGCCTCGGCCTTCCCGACCACCCGGCCGTGCCTGCCAGAGAGCCCCAGTGAACGCATACGCCACCTTCGCCGCGCTGCAAAATCCCCTTTTCGCCCGGCTCTACGCCGCGCAGACCGTGAGTCAGATCGGTGACGCGCTGACCTGGGTGGGCCTGGCCCTGCTCGCCGCTCAACTCGCCGGACCCGCCCAGGCGCCTGCCGTCCTGGCCGTTGCCCTGACGCTGCGCGTGACGGCCTTCGTGCTGCTCAGCCCCCTGGCGGGCGTCCTGGCTGACCGGATGAACCGCCGCACGATGCTCGCCGCCTGCCATTTCGGGCGGATGGTCGTGATCGGCCTGATGGTGTTTGCCGGTGCGGTATGGCAGGTGTACCTGCTGATGTTCTTGCTCAATGCCCTCACCGCGTTTTTTACTCCCGCCAACCAGGCGACCGTTCCCCTGGTGGTCGGGCGTGACGAGGCCCGCCCGGCCTTCGCGCTGTCCAGCGCGACCACGGAACTGCTCGGGATCCTCGGCCCGGGTCTGGCAGGTCTGCTCGCCGCAGGGCTGGGCGCTCGGGCCCTGTTTGTGGTGGACGCCGCCTCATTTCTGCTGGCGGGCCTGCTGATTCTGACCCTGCCAGCGTTGCGGGCTGAGCGCGGCAAGGTGCAGCACAGCAAGCTCGACGACGTGCGTGACGGGACGGCTCGGCTCTGGCGGGACCCACCGGTCCGGTTCGCGCTCCTGATGGAACTGGTCGCGGCCATTGCTGGCGCGCTGATCCTCACCGTGACCGTGGCCCGGATCCAGGGCGGTCTCCAGCTGGGCGACGCGCCGTTCGGCTGGGTGATGGCCGCCTATGGCCTGGGGGCGACCCTGGCGTCCCTGGCCGTCGGGGCAGCCGGGAAGCGCCTTCCCCTGACGCGTTTTATCGCGCTGGGGGCGCTGATCACCTCCGCGGCGATCCTGCCGGGAGACCTGCTGCCCCTGGGGGGGCTGATGGTGTTCTGGCTGCTGGCCGGCGTGGGGCAGAACTGGGTGAATCTGCCGACAGAAACCCTGCTGGCCGAACGGACCGAGGAGGCCGCGCAGGGCCGGGTGTACGGCGCGCATTTCGCGTGGAGTCACCTATGGTGGGCCTTCGCGTATCCGGTTGCGGGCTTCCTCGGCACACGCTTCCCGGACCGGGCGTTCCTGCTGGGTGGCCTGCTGTCGCTGCTGGTGCTGGCCGGAGTCTGGGTTACGCACCGCAAGCGTATGACCTGAGGAGACCGGGTGTCACGGGGAAACCGTTCAGAAGCCAATCGGGCCTTCGTCAGTGGATGGCCCTGGGTGGCCGACGCCGCGGGAGGTCGATTTTCCCCCGGGGTTTGTAGACCGAGAGCGTGGTCACCACCAGCAGCACCAGCGCTCCGCCACCGGCGTGGAGCACCATGGATTGCATCGCTCCCCGCAGCTCCGCGTTGGACAACGTCGCGGCGGTGGCCAGCCCGGCCACGCTGTGAATCCCCTCCATCTGGAGCAGCAGAATGCCGGTGGCGACGACCGTGAGGATCAGTTTGATCAGCACCCAGTAGTGGCGAAACAGGCCCCAGGGGGTCCCCAGTGCCTGAAGGATTCCCGTGACCAGGGCGGCCAGAGCCAGGGGGACGATGACGAACCGGGTGATCGGCTCCATCGCGATCGCAGCCGCGCGCGCCACCTGAGGATCCTGGCTGGTCAGACCCACGACCGCCAGCGCCAGAAATGCGGCCACTGCGCCGAGCCAGCCCACGGAAGCGGCGACGTGCGCCGTCAGCGTGAACCGGCGCAGGCTGGGGGTCATGGTCATCCGCCAGCAGCCTGGACGGAATACCCGCTGAACAGGACGTGCTGCGGCGTGAGGCTGGTCGAGGGAATATGACGACCTGGGCCATGGTTCTCACCGGCGAGCAGCTTCACAACCAATAGTAGCGTCAGCACCAGACCGGCCACCCCGAACAGCTTCACCCAGCGGGGGACGCCCTCGGCCGGGCTGTCACCAGGGCGCACGCGGGGACCGTTGTGGTCGTCGGAGGGCAGATCACTCATCGGCAGTTCCTCTGTCACGGGAGGGGAAAAAGTGTTCATCCGTGATGGCAGGAGTTTATAGAGACACTTTGTCTCTGTCAAATCAAGGTGTCTTGCGTGCGTCACTGCGTATACTGTGGATGTGCCAAAGCTGTGGACTGAAACGGTGGAAGCCCACCGCCGCGCAGTGCGTGACGCCACCCTGGACGCCACCGCCGCCCTGGTCGCCGAGCACGGACTGGCCGCTGTGACGATGTCCAGGATCGCCGAAGAGACCGGCATCGGGCGGGCGACCCTCTACAAGTACTTCGCGGACGTCAACGCGATTCTGATGGCCTGGCACGAGCGACAGGTCATGAGCCATCTCCACCACCTCGCGGCCATCCGTAACCAGGCCGGTGACCCCGGCCAGCAGCTCGAAGACGTTCTGGAGGCCTTCGCCCTCATTTCCCACGAGGATCACGGCACCGAGCTCACCGCGCTGCTGCACCGGGGTCCACACGTCGCGCGGGCACAGCAGCATCTCCAGGAGTTCGTTCAGAACCTGCTGGCGGAAGGCGCGCGGGCAGGGGTGCTCCGCAGTGACGTCGCACCCAGCGAGCTGGCCAGCTACTGTCTGCATGCCCTCACCGCAGCCAGCAGCCTGCCCTCCAAGGCCGCGGTGCAGCGCCTGGTCTCCGTTACCCTGGCCGGATTGCGGCCTCCTCTCCACTAGGAGTGGAAGAGGGACGTCCTACACTGCGCGGGTGCGTCTCTTCCTGCTCGTTTCCGGCTTGACCGTCCTGCTGGGCACTTCAGCCGTTGCCGCCCCCCGGGTGGGCACGCACACCGGCTTTACCCGCGTGGTGTTCGCGCTGCCCAAGACCACCACCGCCAGCGTGAAGGTTTCCGGGCAGACGGCCACCGTGAACCTGGGGCTGTCCCTATCGGCGGAGCGGGGTGCCCTGAACGCGCTGGGCATCACCGGGTACGCCGTCACGGGCCGCACGGTGACCCTCACGTTGGCCAAGGGGCATGGCCAGGCGAAGGCCAGCGTGCTTCCGGCAGCGGGTGGCCAGCCCGCCCGGCTGGTGATCGACGTTCCGACCGGTGCCGCGGCTGCGCGTGTGCCCGCCCGCCCGGCGGCATCCCCCGCGGCAGGGGTCCCCCGGCCCGTCAGCCGTCAGGCGGCCCGGCCACGGGTGGTTCTCGATCCCGGGCATGGTGGGAACGATTCCGGTATGGCCAGCGCCTGGGTGCGCGAGGCGGACGTCAACCTTGCGGTGTCGCTGATGGTCCGCCAGGAACTGGTGAAACGCGGAGTGGACGTGGTGATGACCCGCAGTTCCGACCGGCACCTCCATGCGGACAAACGCAAGGATCTGGACCTGCGCTCCCGGCTGGCCACCACCGGCACGGTCAGTGCGTTTGTCAGCATCCACACCAACGCGTCTGGCCCGGGGGCGCAGGGCATCGAGACGTTTTACTTCGGGCAGCCGCTGGCCGGGCAGGGACGCAGCACGGCCGTCTTCGAGAACGGCGGCGGCGCGGTCGGCGAGGCCCTCACGCGCAGCCTGACCAACAGCGCTCAGGGCATGCTGGGCGACCTGCTCGCGCAGGCGAAGCTGTCTTTCTCCCGGCAGCTCGCGCAGCAGGTGCAGTCCAACCTGATCCGCGCCACGGGCGCCGTGAGCCGCGGCGTCCGCACGGACGCGTTCTACGTGATCAGCAATCCCACGACGCCCGCCGTCCTGATCGAGCTGGGGTTCGGCTCACACCCGGTCGAAGGCCCGAAGCTCGCGCAGCCCGCGTACCAGCAGCGTCTCGCCGGGGCCATCACCAAAGCGCTCCTCGCGTTCCTGAACATCAAGTAGACGCCACACCCTCATCATGGCGTGAGGGCGTGGCTCCCGAGAAACAGTTAAGGTTCAGCAGACCAAGCTGCTGAACCGTGCGGGTTCGTTGGCACCGGGCCGAGCGAAGCCAACCGCCCAGGTGGACGGTGCCAGTTCGGAATCAGTGGGTTCAGGCGCTCAGGCTCTCCAGGAGGTGCTGGCAGGCTTGCTCACAGCGGCGGCAACTTTCGGCGCAGACGGCGCAGTGCTGCATGTTCATCTCGCGGGCGTGCATTTCACACTCCTGGCCGCAGGCTTGGCAGGCCGCGAGGCACGCCTGAAGCTGAGCGCGCATGACGCCTGGGTTGGACTGGGTGAGCCGCGAGAGGATCCGGCCGG
This window contains:
- a CDS encoding copper-translocating P-type ATPase, with product MPGVSGATTHDHAAMAQGGRDTSGPVNHDEHAGHGASMVDDMLRRFVISLVLTVPLVLYSPIGETLGFTAMPPFGLSMAWFGLILSTPVVWWGGWPFISAAWRALKRREANMMTLIATGILVSWLFSVYVTLFLGGGEVFFEAAAMLTTLSLLGHWLEMRSRFATGRAVEALLKLAPATARVVRHGQEVELPLEQVVVGDELAVRPGDRVPVDGDVVSGSSYVDESMITGEPIPVQKTAGARVTGGTVNQNGALTFRATAVGSDTALSRIVQMVQNAQASKAPAQRLADTAGKYLVFVALGSGLLAFLIWYLLGASVVFALTAAVSTIVIACPDALALATPTAITVGVGKGAREGVLFKNAAALEATALIDTVIFDKTGTLTEGKPALTDLVPAPGVEEVELLRLAAGADQPSQHPLAEAIVAGARNRGLDVRPPEAFDSVPGHGVVATVEGRQVLIGNRKLMDRESVDVGLLPEAADRLSADGKTAMYVAADGQALGVVAVADTIRETARQAVRALHAAGVQTVMLTGDNRRTAEAVARELGLDTVIAEVLPEDKAAKVQELQGQGRRVAMVGDGVNDAPALAQAEVGIAIGAGTDVAVETADVILVKNNPADVAGSIVLARQVRGKIKQNLFWAAIYNVLAIPFAAGVLYPSYGILLRPEWAALLMSASTIIVTVNALLLNRVRFERPAPAGA
- a CDS encoding glutaredoxin family protein, with the translated sequence MSTPTLTLYTTPTCPDCRALKVWLDRQGIPYDERDLTDPAVATEAKTRYGVRIAPITVLGDLFFFGTFADQRPQLQRLLANG
- a CDS encoding ArsR/SmtB family transcription factor, translated to MRRHALAMPPDPQDLAHVTGLFQALADSTRLSLLLALIDAERTVTDLSETLRQPQSTVSRHLATLRHTRLVQTRRDGPRVYYRLADVHLTHLLTEAFSHAQHARLGLPDHPAVPAREPQ
- a CDS encoding MFS transporter, which encodes MNAYATFAALQNPLFARLYAAQTVSQIGDALTWVGLALLAAQLAGPAQAPAVLAVALTLRVTAFVLLSPLAGVLADRMNRRTMLAACHFGRMVVIGLMVFAGAVWQVYLLMFLLNALTAFFTPANQATVPLVVGRDEARPAFALSSATTELLGILGPGLAGLLAAGLGARALFVVDAASFLLAGLLILTLPALRAERGKVQHSKLDDVRDGTARLWRDPPVRFALLMELVAAIAGALILTVTVARIQGGLQLGDAPFGWVMAAYGLGATLASLAVGAAGKRLPLTRFIALGALITSAAILPGDLLPLGGLMVFWLLAGVGQNWVNLPTETLLAERTEEAAQGRVYGAHFAWSHLWWAFAYPVAGFLGTRFPDRAFLLGGLLSLLVLAGVWVTHRKRMT
- a CDS encoding TetR family transcriptional regulator, translated to MPKLWTETVEAHRRAVRDATLDATAALVAEHGLAAVTMSRIAEETGIGRATLYKYFADVNAILMAWHERQVMSHLHHLAAIRNQAGDPGQQLEDVLEAFALISHEDHGTELTALLHRGPHVARAQQHLQEFVQNLLAEGARAGVLRSDVAPSELASYCLHALTAASSLPSKAAVQRLVSVTLAGLRPPLH
- a CDS encoding N-acetylmuramoyl-L-alanine amidase; this translates as MRLFLLVSGLTVLLGTSAVAAPRVGTHTGFTRVVFALPKTTTASVKVSGQTATVNLGLSLSAERGALNALGITGYAVTGRTVTLTLAKGHGQAKASVLPAAGGQPARLVIDVPTGAAAARVPARPAASPAAGVPRPVSRQAARPRVVLDPGHGGNDSGMASAWVREADVNLAVSLMVRQELVKRGVDVVMTRSSDRHLHADKRKDLDLRSRLATTGTVSAFVSIHTNASGPGAQGIETFYFGQPLAGQGRSTAVFENGGGAVGEALTRSLTNSAQGMLGDLLAQAKLSFSRQLAQQVQSNLIRATGAVSRGVRTDAFYVISNPTTPAVLIELGFGSHPVEGPKLAQPAYQQRLAGAITKALLAFLNIK